A region of Chloracidobacterium sp. DNA encodes the following proteins:
- a CDS encoding arsenate reductase — protein MKITVYEKPTCTTCRKLSKLFLEKGIGHDKVNYFIDPFTEKKLASILKKTGLRPYDVLRRAEPDFKGLGITSESTDAEIIRAMVEHPSIIQRPIIEVGEKAVLARPIERALDLLDSR, from the coding sequence ATGAAGATCACAGTTTACGAAAAACCAACCTGTACAACGTGCCGAAAGCTCTCAAAACTCTTCCTTGAGAAAGGCATCGGTCACGACAAGGTCAATTATTTTATCGACCCTTTTACTGAGAAAAAGTTGGCGTCGATATTAAAGAAAACCGGACTAAGGCCTTATGATGTTTTACGGCGAGCTGAGCCGGATTTCAAAGGACTTGGAATCACCTCCGAGTCAACTGATGCAGAAATAATAAGAGCAATGGTCGAACATCCGTCTATCATTCAACGGCCAATTATTGAGGTTGGAGAAAAAGCAGTCTTAGCCAGGCCGATCGAAAGAGCATTAGACCTTCTTGATTCAAGATGA
- a CDS encoding site-2 protease family protein — protein sequence MGDIDVLNLVSHLVIYMVVLVLAISVHEAGHAWTSYKFGDDTAYMLGRVTINPVAHTDPIGTLLIPMLAFIFGSVGGALGSIPLLGWGKPTPVNPRKWTNYKWGNISVSIAGVAANLILLVIGFVIAKVMISQGFSVNDFLGRSTNPVVILVGYLMTLNLSLFVFNLLPFPPLDGSKILQTFLPASAEPIFNLFEQYGFLILMALIYIGILRIIITPFFYGLRYLLQL from the coding sequence ATGGGCGATATAGATGTACTGAATTTGGTTAGTCACCTCGTGATCTATATGGTCGTGCTAGTGCTGGCGATCTCGGTTCACGAAGCCGGCCATGCTTGGACCTCGTACAAATTTGGTGATGATACCGCATACATGCTTGGTCGTGTGACGATAAATCCTGTTGCCCACACAGACCCGATCGGAACACTGCTGATTCCTATGCTCGCCTTTATTTTTGGTTCAGTGGGCGGAGCGTTGGGATCGATCCCGCTTTTGGGCTGGGGAAAACCGACACCGGTCAATCCGCGAAAGTGGACCAACTATAAATGGGGAAATATTTCAGTTTCGATAGCAGGCGTGGCGGCTAATTTGATACTTCTGGTCATCGGGTTTGTGATAGCTAAGGTTATGATATCGCAGGGCTTTTCGGTCAATGATTTTCTAGGTCGCAGCACTAATCCTGTAGTCATTCTCGTCGGTTATTTGATGACTCTGAATCTGTCGCTTTTCGTATTTAACCTGTTGCCTTTTCCGCCGCTCGACGGAAGCAAGATATTGCAGACCTTTTTACCGGCAAGTGCGGAACCGATTTTCAACCTGTTCGAGCAGTATGGCTTTTTGATTCTTATGGCACTTATTTATATAGGTATTCTAAGGATTATTATCACTCCTTTCTTTTACGGATTAAGGTACCTTCTGCAACTCTAG
- the trpS gene encoding tryptophan--tRNA ligase — MKKRIFSGAQPTGDLHIGNYLGALRNWVELQDEYESFYCIVNLHAITLPQAPKVLRQKTLDLARIYLAAGVDPEKATIFIQSDVPEHAELTWVLSCVARMGELERMTQFKDKTQKGTPNTGLPQLADLLNEYDRGRIDAFASKEPDPRITELLFGSLRDTEAQKSVARASVGLFTYPVLMAADILLYQTDLVPVGKDQKQHLELTRDLSERFNRDFGETFKIPEPYIPPVGANVLSLQDSTKKMSKSDENVNGSIFLLDDADTITKKVKRAVTDSGTEINFDETRPAIKNLLTIYQLLTGKSAEECVAHFEGKGYGQFKGELAEVTVEFLRPFQEKIKQYDDTSLTTILKTGAEKARSVAASTLTDVYNKTGIK; from the coding sequence ATGAAGAAACGCATTTTTAGCGGCGCGCAGCCTACCGGCGATCTGCACATTGGCAATTATCTTGGTGCTCTTCGCAATTGGGTCGAGCTGCAGGATGAATACGAGAGTTTCTACTGTATCGTAAATCTCCACGCGATCACTCTGCCGCAAGCCCCAAAGGTTCTACGCCAAAAAACGCTCGACCTCGCACGCATATACCTAGCCGCCGGGGTCGATCCTGAAAAAGCAACGATCTTTATTCAGTCCGACGTTCCCGAACACGCTGAATTAACTTGGGTTCTGTCCTGCGTCGCCCGAATGGGTGAGCTTGAACGGATGACGCAGTTTAAAGATAAGACCCAAAAGGGAACTCCGAACACCGGTCTGCCACAGCTCGCTGATCTTCTCAATGAGTATGATAGAGGCCGAATCGATGCCTTTGCCTCGAAAGAACCAGACCCTAGAATTACTGAACTACTGTTCGGATCACTTCGTGACACTGAGGCACAAAAGTCCGTCGCCCGCGCAAGCGTCGGTCTTTTCACTTACCCAGTTTTAATGGCCGCTGACATTCTGCTTTACCAAACCGATCTCGTTCCCGTCGGCAAAGACCAAAAACAGCATCTCGAATTAACGCGTGACCTTTCGGAGAGGTTTAATCGCGATTTCGGCGAGACGTTTAAGATCCCAGAACCATACATTCCGCCAGTCGGAGCGAATGTTCTGTCGCTGCAGGATTCGACAAAAAAGATGTCGAAATCGGACGAGAATGTTAACGGCTCGATCTTTTTGCTTGATGACGCCGACACGATCACGAAAAAGGTCAAACGTGCCGTCACTGATAGTGGAACAGAGATTAACTTTGACGAAACACGGCCTGCGATCAAGAATCTGCTGACGATCTACCAGCTCCTAACGGGCAAGTCTGCGGAGGAATGCGTTGCACATTTCGAAGGCAAAGGCTACGGCCAGTTCAAGGGGGAACTCGCTGAAGTAACCGTCGAGTTCTTACGTCCTTTTCAGGAAAAAATAAAACAATACGACGACACTTCGCTGACAACGATATTAAAGACTGGTGCGGAGAAAGCTCGCTCTGTCGCCGCTTCGACACTCACGGACGTCTATAATAAAACGGGTATAAAATAG